The proteins below come from a single Mugil cephalus isolate CIBA_MC_2020 chromosome 7, CIBA_Mcephalus_1.1, whole genome shotgun sequence genomic window:
- the mmp16b gene encoding matrix metalloproteinase-16 isoform X3 has protein sequence MTLVSSSRRKPSDCFYAAAFCLHLLLWISRAVSGEEDRQFSVEGWLQRYGYLPRTEPGMSVLRSAQSMHSAIAAMQRVYGLNVTGTLDEKTKDDITLSWMQKPRCGVPDKFKSASRSRRRRYALTGQKWQRAHITYSIKNVTPKVGDRETHNAIRRAFDVWQGVTPLRFEAVPYSALETGRRDVDITIIFASGFHGDSSPFDGEGGFLAHAYFPGPGIGGDTHFDSDEPWTLGNPNHDGNDLFLVAVHELGHALGLEHSNDPTAIMAPFYQYMDTENFKLPHDDLQGIQKIYGPPDRAPQPTRPPPTVPPPRFHPPSDPRKHDRHARPHRPPQGAKPSNPNSKPNICDGGFNTLAILRQELFVFKDQWFWRVRDNSVVPGYPMQINYFWKGLPPKIDAVYENSEGKFVFFKGNRFWVFKDTTLQPSYPQDISLFGSGMPTQSIETAVWWEDVAKTYFFKGDRYWRYNEEMRTMDPGYPKSITIWKGIPDSPQGAFVDKANGFTYFYKGKEYWKFNNQLLRVEPGYPRSILRDFMGCDGLPADPDWDWSPPAAEERHYDNGDVDVVIKLDSTGGTEKAVAIAIPCVLALCMMVLLYTVFQFRRKSTQRHILYCKRSMQEWV, from the exons ATGACCTTAGTATCCTCCAGTAGAAGAAAACCATCGGATTGCTTTTACGCGGCAGCATTCTGCTTGCATCTTTTGCTTTGGATTTCGCGTGCCGTGTCCGGAGAGGAGGATCGTCAGTTCAGCGTTGAG GGATGGCTACAGAGGTATGGCTACCTTCCCCGCACAGAACCGGGAATGTCTGTGCTGCGCTCGGCCCAAAGCATGCACTCGGCCATCGCTGCCATGCAGCGGGTCTATGGTCTCAATGTCACAGGGACGCTGGATGAGAAAACCAAGGA TGATATCACCCTGAG tTGGATGCAGAAACCACGGTGCGGGGTCCCGGACAAATTCAAAAGTGCTTCAAGGTCACGGAGGCGGAGATACGCGCTGACAGGACAGAAGTGGCAGCGTGCACACATAACCTACAG CATAAAAAACGTCACACCGAAGGTGGGCGACCGGGAGACTCACAATGCCATCCGGCGGGCCTTTGACGTGTGGCAAGGTGTGACTCCCCTCCGCTTCGAGGCCGTTCCGTACAGCGCCCTGGAGACTGGCAGGCGTGACGTGgacatcaccatcatcttcgCCTCAGGTTTTCACGGCGACAGCTCACCCTTCGACGGGGAGGGGGGATTCCTCGCCCACGCCTACTTCCCAGGCCCGGGCATCGGAGGCGACACGCACTTTGACTCGGACGAGCCGTGGACCCTGGGGAACCCCAACCACGACG GAAACGACCTGTTTTTGGTTGCGGTTCACGAGCTGGGCCATGCCCTCGGCCTGGAGCACTCCAACGACCCCACGGCTATCATGGCTCCGTTCTACCAGTACATGGACACAGAGAATTTCAAACTACCTCACGATGACCTGCAGGGCATCCAGAAAATCTACG GTCCACCAGACAGAGCCCCGCAGCCTACCAGGCCCCCACCTACGGTCCCTCCTCCTCGCTTCCACCCTCCATCAGACCCGCGTAAGCACGATCGCCACGCCAGACCGCACCGCCCCCCACAGGGAGCCAAGCCCTCCAACCCCAACTCCAAACCCAACATCTGTGACGGAGGCTTCAACACGTTGGCCATCCTCCGACAGGAGCTTTTTGTGTTCAAG GATCAGTGGTTCTGGAGGGTACGGGACAACTCAGTGGTCCCTGGCTACCCCATGCAGATCAACTACTTCTGGAAAGGCTTGCCTCCCAAAATTGATGCTGTGTACGAAAATAGCGAAGGgaagtttgtctttttcaaag GAAACCGTTTCTGGGTCTTCAAGGACACAACTCTCCAGCCTTCATACCCTCAGGACATCTCGCTGTTCGGGAGTGGCATGCCCACACAGAGCATCGAGACAGCTGTATGGTGGGAGGACGTGGCCAAAACCTACTTCTTCAAAGGAGACAG ATACTGGCGGTACAATGAGGAAATGAGGACCATGGACCCAGGTTACCCTAAATCCATAACCATCTGGAAGGGCATCCCAGACTCGCCACAGGGGGCTTTTGTGGACAAGGCCAATG GGTTTACCTACTTTTACAAGGGAAAGGAGTACTGGAAGTTCAACAACCAGCTGCTTCGCGTCGAGCCAGGCTACCCGAGGTCCATTCTGAGGGACTTCATGGGATGCGACGGCCTACCTGCCGACCCAGACTGGGACTGGAGCCCCCCGGCGGCGGAGGAACGCCACTACGACAACGGAGACGTTGACGTTGTCATCAAACTGGACAGCACAGGGGGCACGGAGAAAGCGGTGGCCATCGCTATCCCTTGCGTCCTGGCGCTGTGCATGATGGTCCTCCTCTACACCGTTTTCCAGTTCAGGAGGAAGAGCACGCAGCGCCACATACTGTACTGCAAGCGCTCCATGCAGGAGTGGGTCTGA
- the mmp16b gene encoding matrix metalloproteinase-16 isoform X2: MTLVSSSRRKPSDCFYAAAFCLHLLLWISRAVSGEEDRQFSVEGWLQRYGYLPRTEPGMSVLRSAQSMHSAIAAMQRVYGLNVTGTLDEKTKDWMQKPRCGVPDKFKSASRSRRRRYALTGQKWQRAHITYSIKNVTPKVGDRETHNAIRRAFDVWQGVTPLRFEAVPYSALETGRRDVDITIIFASGFHGDSSPFDGEGGFLAHAYFPGPGIGGDTHFDSDEPWTLGNPNHDGNDLFLVAVHELGHALGLEHSNDPTAIMAPFYQYMDTENFKLPHDDLQGIQKIYGPPDRAPQPTRPPPTVPPPRFHPPSDPRKHDRHARPHRPPQGAKPSNPNSKPNICDGGFNTLAILRQELFVFKDQWFWRVRDNSVVPGYPMQINYFWKGLPPKIDAVYENSEGKFVFFKGNRFWVFKDTTLQPSYPQDISLFGSGMPTQSIETAVWWEDVAKTYFFKGDRYWRYNEEMRTMDPGYPKSITIWKGIPDSPQGAFVDKANGMTAKHAGFTYFYKGKEYWKFNNQLLRVEPGYPRSILRDFMGCDGLPADPDWDWSPPAAEERHYDNGDVDVVIKLDSTGGTEKAVAIAIPCVLALCMMVLLYTVFQFRRKSTQRHILYCKRSMQEWV, from the exons ATGACCTTAGTATCCTCCAGTAGAAGAAAACCATCGGATTGCTTTTACGCGGCAGCATTCTGCTTGCATCTTTTGCTTTGGATTTCGCGTGCCGTGTCCGGAGAGGAGGATCGTCAGTTCAGCGTTGAG GGATGGCTACAGAGGTATGGCTACCTTCCCCGCACAGAACCGGGAATGTCTGTGCTGCGCTCGGCCCAAAGCATGCACTCGGCCATCGCTGCCATGCAGCGGGTCTATGGTCTCAATGTCACAGGGACGCTGGATGAGAAAACCAAGGA tTGGATGCAGAAACCACGGTGCGGGGTCCCGGACAAATTCAAAAGTGCTTCAAGGTCACGGAGGCGGAGATACGCGCTGACAGGACAGAAGTGGCAGCGTGCACACATAACCTACAG CATAAAAAACGTCACACCGAAGGTGGGCGACCGGGAGACTCACAATGCCATCCGGCGGGCCTTTGACGTGTGGCAAGGTGTGACTCCCCTCCGCTTCGAGGCCGTTCCGTACAGCGCCCTGGAGACTGGCAGGCGTGACGTGgacatcaccatcatcttcgCCTCAGGTTTTCACGGCGACAGCTCACCCTTCGACGGGGAGGGGGGATTCCTCGCCCACGCCTACTTCCCAGGCCCGGGCATCGGAGGCGACACGCACTTTGACTCGGACGAGCCGTGGACCCTGGGGAACCCCAACCACGACG GAAACGACCTGTTTTTGGTTGCGGTTCACGAGCTGGGCCATGCCCTCGGCCTGGAGCACTCCAACGACCCCACGGCTATCATGGCTCCGTTCTACCAGTACATGGACACAGAGAATTTCAAACTACCTCACGATGACCTGCAGGGCATCCAGAAAATCTACG GTCCACCAGACAGAGCCCCGCAGCCTACCAGGCCCCCACCTACGGTCCCTCCTCCTCGCTTCCACCCTCCATCAGACCCGCGTAAGCACGATCGCCACGCCAGACCGCACCGCCCCCCACAGGGAGCCAAGCCCTCCAACCCCAACTCCAAACCCAACATCTGTGACGGAGGCTTCAACACGTTGGCCATCCTCCGACAGGAGCTTTTTGTGTTCAAG GATCAGTGGTTCTGGAGGGTACGGGACAACTCAGTGGTCCCTGGCTACCCCATGCAGATCAACTACTTCTGGAAAGGCTTGCCTCCCAAAATTGATGCTGTGTACGAAAATAGCGAAGGgaagtttgtctttttcaaag GAAACCGTTTCTGGGTCTTCAAGGACACAACTCTCCAGCCTTCATACCCTCAGGACATCTCGCTGTTCGGGAGTGGCATGCCCACACAGAGCATCGAGACAGCTGTATGGTGGGAGGACGTGGCCAAAACCTACTTCTTCAAAGGAGACAG ATACTGGCGGTACAATGAGGAAATGAGGACCATGGACCCAGGTTACCCTAAATCCATAACCATCTGGAAGGGCATCCCAGACTCGCCACAGGGGGCTTTTGTGGACAAGGCCAATGGTATGACCGCAAAACATGCTG GGTTTACCTACTTTTACAAGGGAAAGGAGTACTGGAAGTTCAACAACCAGCTGCTTCGCGTCGAGCCAGGCTACCCGAGGTCCATTCTGAGGGACTTCATGGGATGCGACGGCCTACCTGCCGACCCAGACTGGGACTGGAGCCCCCCGGCGGCGGAGGAACGCCACTACGACAACGGAGACGTTGACGTTGTCATCAAACTGGACAGCACAGGGGGCACGGAGAAAGCGGTGGCCATCGCTATCCCTTGCGTCCTGGCGCTGTGCATGATGGTCCTCCTCTACACCGTTTTCCAGTTCAGGAGGAAGAGCACGCAGCGCCACATACTGTACTGCAAGCGCTCCATGCAGGAGTGGGTCTGA
- the mmp16b gene encoding matrix metalloproteinase-16 isoform X4, giving the protein MTLVSSSRRKPSDCFYAAAFCLHLLLWISRAVSGEEDRQFSVEGWLQRYGYLPRTEPGMSVLRSAQSMHSAIAAMQRVYGLNVTGTLDEKTKDWMQKPRCGVPDKFKSASRSRRRRYALTGQKWQRAHITYSIKNVTPKVGDRETHNAIRRAFDVWQGVTPLRFEAVPYSALETGRRDVDITIIFASGFHGDSSPFDGEGGFLAHAYFPGPGIGGDTHFDSDEPWTLGNPNHDGNDLFLVAVHELGHALGLEHSNDPTAIMAPFYQYMDTENFKLPHDDLQGIQKIYGPPDRAPQPTRPPPTVPPPRFHPPSDPRKHDRHARPHRPPQGAKPSNPNSKPNICDGGFNTLAILRQELFVFKDQWFWRVRDNSVVPGYPMQINYFWKGLPPKIDAVYENSEGKFVFFKGNRFWVFKDTTLQPSYPQDISLFGSGMPTQSIETAVWWEDVAKTYFFKGDRYWRYNEEMRTMDPGYPKSITIWKGIPDSPQGAFVDKANGFTYFYKGKEYWKFNNQLLRVEPGYPRSILRDFMGCDGLPADPDWDWSPPAAEERHYDNGDVDVVIKLDSTGGTEKAVAIAIPCVLALCMMVLLYTVFQFRRKSTQRHILYCKRSMQEWV; this is encoded by the exons ATGACCTTAGTATCCTCCAGTAGAAGAAAACCATCGGATTGCTTTTACGCGGCAGCATTCTGCTTGCATCTTTTGCTTTGGATTTCGCGTGCCGTGTCCGGAGAGGAGGATCGTCAGTTCAGCGTTGAG GGATGGCTACAGAGGTATGGCTACCTTCCCCGCACAGAACCGGGAATGTCTGTGCTGCGCTCGGCCCAAAGCATGCACTCGGCCATCGCTGCCATGCAGCGGGTCTATGGTCTCAATGTCACAGGGACGCTGGATGAGAAAACCAAGGA tTGGATGCAGAAACCACGGTGCGGGGTCCCGGACAAATTCAAAAGTGCTTCAAGGTCACGGAGGCGGAGATACGCGCTGACAGGACAGAAGTGGCAGCGTGCACACATAACCTACAG CATAAAAAACGTCACACCGAAGGTGGGCGACCGGGAGACTCACAATGCCATCCGGCGGGCCTTTGACGTGTGGCAAGGTGTGACTCCCCTCCGCTTCGAGGCCGTTCCGTACAGCGCCCTGGAGACTGGCAGGCGTGACGTGgacatcaccatcatcttcgCCTCAGGTTTTCACGGCGACAGCTCACCCTTCGACGGGGAGGGGGGATTCCTCGCCCACGCCTACTTCCCAGGCCCGGGCATCGGAGGCGACACGCACTTTGACTCGGACGAGCCGTGGACCCTGGGGAACCCCAACCACGACG GAAACGACCTGTTTTTGGTTGCGGTTCACGAGCTGGGCCATGCCCTCGGCCTGGAGCACTCCAACGACCCCACGGCTATCATGGCTCCGTTCTACCAGTACATGGACACAGAGAATTTCAAACTACCTCACGATGACCTGCAGGGCATCCAGAAAATCTACG GTCCACCAGACAGAGCCCCGCAGCCTACCAGGCCCCCACCTACGGTCCCTCCTCCTCGCTTCCACCCTCCATCAGACCCGCGTAAGCACGATCGCCACGCCAGACCGCACCGCCCCCCACAGGGAGCCAAGCCCTCCAACCCCAACTCCAAACCCAACATCTGTGACGGAGGCTTCAACACGTTGGCCATCCTCCGACAGGAGCTTTTTGTGTTCAAG GATCAGTGGTTCTGGAGGGTACGGGACAACTCAGTGGTCCCTGGCTACCCCATGCAGATCAACTACTTCTGGAAAGGCTTGCCTCCCAAAATTGATGCTGTGTACGAAAATAGCGAAGGgaagtttgtctttttcaaag GAAACCGTTTCTGGGTCTTCAAGGACACAACTCTCCAGCCTTCATACCCTCAGGACATCTCGCTGTTCGGGAGTGGCATGCCCACACAGAGCATCGAGACAGCTGTATGGTGGGAGGACGTGGCCAAAACCTACTTCTTCAAAGGAGACAG ATACTGGCGGTACAATGAGGAAATGAGGACCATGGACCCAGGTTACCCTAAATCCATAACCATCTGGAAGGGCATCCCAGACTCGCCACAGGGGGCTTTTGTGGACAAGGCCAATG GGTTTACCTACTTTTACAAGGGAAAGGAGTACTGGAAGTTCAACAACCAGCTGCTTCGCGTCGAGCCAGGCTACCCGAGGTCCATTCTGAGGGACTTCATGGGATGCGACGGCCTACCTGCCGACCCAGACTGGGACTGGAGCCCCCCGGCGGCGGAGGAACGCCACTACGACAACGGAGACGTTGACGTTGTCATCAAACTGGACAGCACAGGGGGCACGGAGAAAGCGGTGGCCATCGCTATCCCTTGCGTCCTGGCGCTGTGCATGATGGTCCTCCTCTACACCGTTTTCCAGTTCAGGAGGAAGAGCACGCAGCGCCACATACTGTACTGCAAGCGCTCCATGCAGGAGTGGGTCTGA
- the mmp16b gene encoding matrix metalloproteinase-16 isoform X1: protein MTLVSSSRRKPSDCFYAAAFCLHLLLWISRAVSGEEDRQFSVEGWLQRYGYLPRTEPGMSVLRSAQSMHSAIAAMQRVYGLNVTGTLDEKTKDDITLSWMQKPRCGVPDKFKSASRSRRRRYALTGQKWQRAHITYSIKNVTPKVGDRETHNAIRRAFDVWQGVTPLRFEAVPYSALETGRRDVDITIIFASGFHGDSSPFDGEGGFLAHAYFPGPGIGGDTHFDSDEPWTLGNPNHDGNDLFLVAVHELGHALGLEHSNDPTAIMAPFYQYMDTENFKLPHDDLQGIQKIYGPPDRAPQPTRPPPTVPPPRFHPPSDPRKHDRHARPHRPPQGAKPSNPNSKPNICDGGFNTLAILRQELFVFKDQWFWRVRDNSVVPGYPMQINYFWKGLPPKIDAVYENSEGKFVFFKGNRFWVFKDTTLQPSYPQDISLFGSGMPTQSIETAVWWEDVAKTYFFKGDRYWRYNEEMRTMDPGYPKSITIWKGIPDSPQGAFVDKANGMTAKHAGFTYFYKGKEYWKFNNQLLRVEPGYPRSILRDFMGCDGLPADPDWDWSPPAAEERHYDNGDVDVVIKLDSTGGTEKAVAIAIPCVLALCMMVLLYTVFQFRRKSTQRHILYCKRSMQEWV from the exons ATGACCTTAGTATCCTCCAGTAGAAGAAAACCATCGGATTGCTTTTACGCGGCAGCATTCTGCTTGCATCTTTTGCTTTGGATTTCGCGTGCCGTGTCCGGAGAGGAGGATCGTCAGTTCAGCGTTGAG GGATGGCTACAGAGGTATGGCTACCTTCCCCGCACAGAACCGGGAATGTCTGTGCTGCGCTCGGCCCAAAGCATGCACTCGGCCATCGCTGCCATGCAGCGGGTCTATGGTCTCAATGTCACAGGGACGCTGGATGAGAAAACCAAGGA TGATATCACCCTGAG tTGGATGCAGAAACCACGGTGCGGGGTCCCGGACAAATTCAAAAGTGCTTCAAGGTCACGGAGGCGGAGATACGCGCTGACAGGACAGAAGTGGCAGCGTGCACACATAACCTACAG CATAAAAAACGTCACACCGAAGGTGGGCGACCGGGAGACTCACAATGCCATCCGGCGGGCCTTTGACGTGTGGCAAGGTGTGACTCCCCTCCGCTTCGAGGCCGTTCCGTACAGCGCCCTGGAGACTGGCAGGCGTGACGTGgacatcaccatcatcttcgCCTCAGGTTTTCACGGCGACAGCTCACCCTTCGACGGGGAGGGGGGATTCCTCGCCCACGCCTACTTCCCAGGCCCGGGCATCGGAGGCGACACGCACTTTGACTCGGACGAGCCGTGGACCCTGGGGAACCCCAACCACGACG GAAACGACCTGTTTTTGGTTGCGGTTCACGAGCTGGGCCATGCCCTCGGCCTGGAGCACTCCAACGACCCCACGGCTATCATGGCTCCGTTCTACCAGTACATGGACACAGAGAATTTCAAACTACCTCACGATGACCTGCAGGGCATCCAGAAAATCTACG GTCCACCAGACAGAGCCCCGCAGCCTACCAGGCCCCCACCTACGGTCCCTCCTCCTCGCTTCCACCCTCCATCAGACCCGCGTAAGCACGATCGCCACGCCAGACCGCACCGCCCCCCACAGGGAGCCAAGCCCTCCAACCCCAACTCCAAACCCAACATCTGTGACGGAGGCTTCAACACGTTGGCCATCCTCCGACAGGAGCTTTTTGTGTTCAAG GATCAGTGGTTCTGGAGGGTACGGGACAACTCAGTGGTCCCTGGCTACCCCATGCAGATCAACTACTTCTGGAAAGGCTTGCCTCCCAAAATTGATGCTGTGTACGAAAATAGCGAAGGgaagtttgtctttttcaaag GAAACCGTTTCTGGGTCTTCAAGGACACAACTCTCCAGCCTTCATACCCTCAGGACATCTCGCTGTTCGGGAGTGGCATGCCCACACAGAGCATCGAGACAGCTGTATGGTGGGAGGACGTGGCCAAAACCTACTTCTTCAAAGGAGACAG ATACTGGCGGTACAATGAGGAAATGAGGACCATGGACCCAGGTTACCCTAAATCCATAACCATCTGGAAGGGCATCCCAGACTCGCCACAGGGGGCTTTTGTGGACAAGGCCAATGGTATGACCGCAAAACATGCTG GGTTTACCTACTTTTACAAGGGAAAGGAGTACTGGAAGTTCAACAACCAGCTGCTTCGCGTCGAGCCAGGCTACCCGAGGTCCATTCTGAGGGACTTCATGGGATGCGACGGCCTACCTGCCGACCCAGACTGGGACTGGAGCCCCCCGGCGGCGGAGGAACGCCACTACGACAACGGAGACGTTGACGTTGTCATCAAACTGGACAGCACAGGGGGCACGGAGAAAGCGGTGGCCATCGCTATCCCTTGCGTCCTGGCGCTGTGCATGATGGTCCTCCTCTACACCGTTTTCCAGTTCAGGAGGAAGAGCACGCAGCGCCACATACTGTACTGCAAGCGCTCCATGCAGGAGTGGGTCTGA